The segment CGAGATCTGCACCGCCTGAGCGGCCTCGGTGAGCCGCATCTTCTGCCAGCCCTCGATCGTGAGCAGTTTGTCGTAGAACTTCCGCGTCTGATAAGCCGGGTCGGAGAGCTGCTTCGGCGTCCCCCAGCCCTGGCTGGGCCGTTGCTGGAACAGGCCGATCGAGTCCCGGTCGCCGCCGCGCAGGTTGCGCAGCCGGGACTCCTGCAGGGCGGTCGCGACCGCGATCACCAGGGCCTGCGGCGGCACCCCTCGCTCGTTGCCGATCTCGACGATGACGCGGGCGTTGTCGAGCTGCTCGTCGCTCCAGCCTTTCAAAGGCGGTGCGGAGGCTGCCGCCGCGGGGGTGGGTGTGCAGGCGGCGTCGGCGCGCAGCAGGGGGCTGATCAGAAAGCCGACCAGGACGGCGACGGCAAGCACGAAGAACGAGCGCACGACGGCGAGCACCTTTCGGGGGCTGGGTCCGGCGAAGGGTACCGGTCGGCCGCCTAGCGGTGTGATCACCGTTACCAAAAGCGGCGGGTACGGAAGAACCAGGTCAAGGGCCAACTTGTCGAGAAATGTGACCGAACCAGCCCGCCGCTTCCGGATCGTGCTCGTGCTCGGCTTCCTCACCGCGCTGGGGCCGCTGACCATCGACATGTACCTGCCGTCTCTGCCGACGATCACCACCGACCTGCAGACGACAGCTGCGGCCGTGCAGCTCACGTTGACCGGGACGCTGGTCGGTCTGGCCTTCGGTCAGTTGCTGATCGGCCCGCTCTCCGACGCGGTCGGCCGGCGGCTGCCGCTGCTGGGCGGCATCGCGGTGCACGTGCTCGCGTCGGTCCTGTGCGTGTTCGCGCCCAACCTGGCGATGCTGGGCACCCTGCGCATCCTGCAGGGCCTGGGCGCCGCCGCGGCCGCCGTGGTGGCGATGGCGATGGTCCGTGACCTGTTCGACGGGCTCGCCGCGGCCCGCCTCTTCTCCCGCCTGATGCTGGTCGTCGGCGTCGCCCCGATCCTCGCCCCCACGATCGGCGGCCTGGTGCTGGGCTGGACGTCCTGGCGCGGCGTGTTCGTCGTACTCGCCGCCGCCGGCGCCGCCATCATGGCGGCGGCCGCGCTGGTGCTGCCGGAGACCCTGCCGGCCGCCGGGCGCCGCAGTGGGGGAGTGCGGGGTACGCTCCGCGACTACGGCCGCCTCTTCACCGACCGGGTCTACGTGGGCCTGGTCCTGGTGGCCGGGCTGGCGATGGCGGCCCTCTTCGCGTACGTGAGCGGCTCGTCCTACGTCTTCCAGGACGAGTACGGCATGAGCGAGCAGCAGTTCGCGCTGGTCTTCGCGGGCGGCGCGGTCGGTCTGATCGGCGCGACCCAGTTCAACGTCCGCCTGCTGCTGCGCTGGACACCGCAGCAGATCCTGGGCGGCTCGCTGCTGGCCGGCCTCGGGTTCGGCCTGGTGCTGCTGATCCTGGCCGTCACGGAGACCGGCGGCCTGACCGGCATCCTGATCCCGCTCTGGCTGGTGCTGACCATGGTCGGGCTGGCCATGCCGAACGCTCCGGCGCTGGCGCTCTCCCGCCACGGCGAGGCAGCCGGAACCGCGGCCGCGCTCCTCGGGGCGGTCCAGTTCGGTGTGGGTGCGGTGGCCGCGCCGCTGGTGGGCATGCTCGGCGTCGGCGCGGTCGCGATGGCCGTCGTCGTCTTCGGCGGCATGCTGGCCGCCACGCTGGTCTGCTTCCTGGTGGTCCGGCCGCATCGCCTCCCGGCGGTCGAGCACCGCGAACCGGCCGTGGCGGTCGCTCACTAGGCTCACCGCATGCCGTGGCGAGCCGACGACGAAACCTGGCGCGATCGACCGGAGCGGCGGCCACGGCCGGCGCCCGCCCGGCCGCCCCGGCAGGTGCCTGCCCGGCCGCGCCGGCTGGCCAACAGCACCCGCCGCCTGCGGCTGGGCACCCTGTTGGCGCTCTCCCTCTTCGCCGCCATCGGGGTACGGCTGGTGGTGCTGCAGGTGGGCACCTCGGACGCCGAGGTGCGCAGCCTGCTGGCCCTGCGCGCGAAGCGACTGAGCTCGGTCGAGCTGCCGGCGCCGCGCGGCAGCATCCTGGACCGCGACGGCAACGTGCTGGCGCACAGCGTGGAGGCCCGCTACGTCTCCGCCGACCCGGAGAACGCGGAGCTGCAGCGCAATCTCCGGGCGGTCGCGGGCCGGCTGGCGCCGCGGCTTGCCGTCCCGCGCTCCGAGCTGGAGGCGGCCATGCAACGCGAGCAGCTGCCCGACGGCACGTGGACGCAGTTCCGCTACCTGGCCCGGGGTGTGGACGTGCGGGTCGCCGACACCATCGACGCGATGAAGCTGCCGGGCATCTACACGCACAGCGACGAGCGGCGGGACGTGCCCGGCCGGGATCTCGCCGCCAACCTGATCGGGTTCACCGGTGACGACCTGCACGGTCTGGAAGGCATGGAGGCGAGGTACGACGACCTGCTGCACGGCACCGACGGTGAGCGGGTGTTCGAGACCGGCAAGGGCGCACTGAACAAACCCATCCCCGGCGGGTACGCGCGGGAGACGGCCGCCAAGCCGGGCCGATCGTTGCAGCTCACCATCGACCGGCGCCTGCAGTACATGGTGCAGCAGACGCTGGATGCGGAGGCGGAGAAGCGCGGCGCCACGGTGGCCGGAGCGGTGGTGCTGGACGCGAGGACGGGTGAGGTGCTGGCCCAGGCCAGTTACCCGCCGTACAGCGCGGCCGAGCCGCAGAAGGCCGACCCGCAGGACCGGGCCGACGTGCCGACCAGCGTGGTCACCGACCCGGGGTCGACGCACAAGGCGTTCATCTTCGGCGCAGCACTGCAGGAGGGCCTGATCACGCCGGACACCGTGCTGCCGATCGATCCGGTCATCGTGCGCGGCGGGGAGCCGTTCGAGGATCTTCATCCGCAGCCCGCCGGCGCCAGGATGACCATGCCGGGCCTGCTGGCCTACTCGTCGAACGTCGGCACGATCCTGATCGGGGAGATGCTCGGCAAGGAGAAGATCTACGAGTATCAGCAGAAGTTCGGACTGGGCAGGGCGACCGGCGTGGGCATGCCGGGCGAGGCCGAGGGGCAGTTGCTGAAGCCGGCCGACTGGAGCGGTTCGGCGCCCGGGTCGGTGCCGATCGGGCACAGCGTCTCGGCCACCCTGATTCAGATGGCGGCGGGGTACGGCGCGATCGCCAACAACGGCACCTGGATCCAGCCGCACCTGATCAAGGCGACCATCTCGGCCGACGAGGAGGTCACCCCGGCCGCGGCGCCGGAGACCCGCAAGGTGCTGGATCCGGACGTCGCCGCCGAGTTGCGGACGATGATGGAAGCCGTGGTGGAGGTGCCCGACGGCACCGGCGGCGCGGCGAAGGTCCGCGGGCACCGGGTGGCCGGCAAGACCGGCACCGCGGACGCGCTCGTCGACGGGCAGTACAGCAGCCACAACGCCAGCTCGTTCGTCGGGATGGCCCCGGCCGAGGACCCGCGGTTCGTGATCGCGGTGTCGATGGACGTCTCGTCCGGCGGTGGCGGCGACGTGGCCGCCCCGGCGTTCAGCCGGATGATGGCCGACGCGCTGTTCCACTACCGTGTGCCGCCGTCCGGCACGAAACCGCCGGTCTTCCGGACACGTGTCCTGGGATGATCTGACTCAACTCGGCCGCGGCGGAGTCGATGGTGAAAGCGTGCCCGACACACCCGGCCGCCTGCCGCTCTTCGCCGACCGGGCGTTCCAGGCCGTAACCGCGCTGTCGGTCGTCGACGTCGCCGCGTTCCTGCTGCAGGAGCACACCGGCCGGCTGTGGCCCACCCCGGTGAACTGGCTGCTCATGATCGCGGTCCTGGTGCCCACCCTGCTGCTCTGCCGCCGGGTGCAGGACGACCCGGCGTCCGCCCCCGTGGTGCGCCACTACTGGCGCACGGTCGGCGTCGGCGTCCTGCTGTTCGTCGGCGTCGCGGGGCTGCGCATCCTGTCCGAGCTGGGCGCGGGCGGCTGGTTACTGCCGGCCTCCGTGGTGCTGCACATCGTCGGCGGCGGCGTGCTCACCTGGCCGCTGGTCGGTCTGCCGTTCAGCGCCCGTGGCCGGGCCCGCAAGGTGGGAGTCTGGCTCGACCTCGGCACCCTGCTGGCCGCGACCGGTCTGCTGATCTGGCACTTCGCCGCGTCGCACCAGTTCGCCGACGGCCGGGTCACCCTGCCCCGGGTGCTCGCCGCGGTCGTCGTCATGGGCGCCGGTCTCAACGGCGTCTACCTGGCCGCCAAGGTGGTGCTCGCCGGGGTCGACTCGTTCGCCCGGCGCGGGCTCTACTGGATCGGCGCGTCGGCGCTGATCGGCGGGCTGGGCTCGGCGATCAGCTTCCTGCACCCGCAGCAGCCGGACGGCAACCTCCTGGTGGTGGTTCTTCCGCTGGCGGCGTACGCGGCGGCGGTCGGGGCCCGGATGCAGGTCGTGGACACCGCGGCAGGCGCCCGGCCACGGCGGGCGCCGCGCGGTTACAGCCTGATGCCGTACGTGGGGATCGCGGCGGTCGGCGCCATGGTGGCCTACCACAACATCCGGGGCGTCGGGAACGGCGTGCTGATCGACGGTGTCGCGGTCACGCTGACCGCACTGGTGGTGATCCGGCAGCTGATCGCGTTCCGGCAGAACGACGCCCTGCTCGCCCGGATCGGCGTCCAGGAGAAGCGGTTCCGGCTGCTGGTGCAGAACTCCACCGACATGGTCACCATCGCCGGCCCGGCCGGCACACTCACCTATGTCAGCCCGGCCGCGCAGAAGGTGCTCGGCTCGCACCCGGACGAGTTGGTCGGCACCGACATGGCGCTGCGGGCACACCCGGACGACCTGGCGGCGGTGACCGAGCGGACCGCGGCGGTGGCCGCGGCGCCCGGCAACGCGGCGACCTACCAGATGCGGCTGCGGCATGCCGACGGCACCTACCGCTGGCTCGAGGTGATCAGTGCGAACCTGACCGACGAGCCCAGTGTCGGTGGCATCGTCAGCAACGCGCGGGACATCACCGAGACGCGTGAGGTGCAGGACCGGCTCAGCTACGAGGCCAGTCACGACATGCTGACCGGTCTGGCCAACCGGGCGCTCTTCGGCAAGCGGCTCGCCGCCGCGGTGACCGGCGCCGGCCCGGACACGCCGGTCAGCATCGTGCTGGTCGACCTGGACGACTTCAAGATCGTCAACGACACCCTCGGGCACGCCACCGGCGACGCGTTGCTGGTGCACGTGGCGGAACGGATGCGGGCCTGCGTGCGGCCCGCCGACACGGTCGCCCGGCTGGGCGGCGACGAGTTCGCCATCCTG is part of the Actinoplanes sp. NBC_00393 genome and harbors:
- a CDS encoding peptidase M23, with the protein product MRSFFVLAVAVLVGFLISPLLRADAACTPTPAAAASAPPLKGWSDEQLDNARVIVEIGNERGVPPQALVIAVATALQESRLRNLRGGDRDSIGLFQQRPSQGWGTPKQLSDPAYQTRKFYDKLLTIEGWQKMRLTEAAQAVQISAYPEAYAKHTRSATRLVEALNLPASCTAGA
- a CDS encoding multidrug effflux MFS transporter, whose product is MTEPARRFRIVLVLGFLTALGPLTIDMYLPSLPTITTDLQTTAAAVQLTLTGTLVGLAFGQLLIGPLSDAVGRRLPLLGGIAVHVLASVLCVFAPNLAMLGTLRILQGLGAAAAAVVAMAMVRDLFDGLAAARLFSRLMLVVGVAPILAPTIGGLVLGWTSWRGVFVVLAAAGAAIMAAAALVLPETLPAAGRRSGGVRGTLRDYGRLFTDRVYVGLVLVAGLAMAALFAYVSGSSYVFQDEYGMSEQQFALVFAGGAVGLIGATQFNVRLLLRWTPQQILGGSLLAGLGFGLVLLILAVTETGGLTGILIPLWLVLTMVGLAMPNAPALALSRHGEAAGTAAALLGAVQFGVGAVAAPLVGMLGVGAVAMAVVVFGGMLAATLVCFLVVRPHRLPAVEHREPAVAVAH
- a CDS encoding peptidoglycan D,D-transpeptidase FtsI family protein is translated as MPWRADDETWRDRPERRPRPAPARPPRQVPARPRRLANSTRRLRLGTLLALSLFAAIGVRLVVLQVGTSDAEVRSLLALRAKRLSSVELPAPRGSILDRDGNVLAHSVEARYVSADPENAELQRNLRAVAGRLAPRLAVPRSELEAAMQREQLPDGTWTQFRYLARGVDVRVADTIDAMKLPGIYTHSDERRDVPGRDLAANLIGFTGDDLHGLEGMEARYDDLLHGTDGERVFETGKGALNKPIPGGYARETAAKPGRSLQLTIDRRLQYMVQQTLDAEAEKRGATVAGAVVLDARTGEVLAQASYPPYSAAEPQKADPQDRADVPTSVVTDPGSTHKAFIFGAALQEGLITPDTVLPIDPVIVRGGEPFEDLHPQPAGARMTMPGLLAYSSNVGTILIGEMLGKEKIYEYQQKFGLGRATGVGMPGEAEGQLLKPADWSGSAPGSVPIGHSVSATLIQMAAGYGAIANNGTWIQPHLIKATISADEEVTPAAAPETRKVLDPDVAAELRTMMEAVVEVPDGTGGAAKVRGHRVAGKTGTADALVDGQYSSHNASSFVGMAPAEDPRFVIAVSMDVSSGGGGDVAAPAFSRMMADALFHYRVPPSGTKPPVFRTRVLG
- a CDS encoding putative bifunctional diguanylate cyclase/phosphodiesterase produces the protein MPDTPGRLPLFADRAFQAVTALSVVDVAAFLLQEHTGRLWPTPVNWLLMIAVLVPTLLLCRRVQDDPASAPVVRHYWRTVGVGVLLFVGVAGLRILSELGAGGWLLPASVVLHIVGGGVLTWPLVGLPFSARGRARKVGVWLDLGTLLAATGLLIWHFAASHQFADGRVTLPRVLAAVVVMGAGLNGVYLAAKVVLAGVDSFARRGLYWIGASALIGGLGSAISFLHPQQPDGNLLVVVLPLAAYAAAVGARMQVVDTAAGARPRRAPRGYSLMPYVGIAAVGAMVAYHNIRGVGNGVLIDGVAVTLTALVVIRQLIAFRQNDALLARIGVQEKRFRLLVQNSTDMVTIAGPAGTLTYVSPAAQKVLGSHPDELVGTDMALRAHPDDLAAVTERTAAVAAAPGNAATYQMRLRHADGTYRWLEVISANLTDEPSVGGIVSNARDITETREVQDRLSYEASHDMLTGLANRALFGKRLAAAVTGAGPDTPVSIVLVDLDDFKIVNDTLGHATGDALLVHVAERMRACVRPADTVARLGGDEFAILFEGTGGADVDQVLTRITAALLEPAVIDGEPMTVRASFGIVDGRGGEDAGDLLRKADIAMYEAKERGEGGHQRYRPGMEARGAERRRRVAALQTAILEDQLVVYFQPVVTLPDGRITGAEALVRWQHPDEGLLGPGAFIETAEQSGLIVPLGTWVLRAATREAATWPGELTVSVNVSARQLREVGFPEVVAAALRDSGLPAHRLTVEITESVAVGGGATGDNLQGLRDLGVRLSLDDFGTGASTLSLLATCPVHQIKLDRSFAPDGGSDAIANAVAQMARAFGLDAVAEGVETAEQAVRLTELGYGKAQGFHFARPMSAADLRDRLPGVVVRT